A single genomic interval of Calypte anna isolate BGI_N300 chromosome 3, bCalAnn1_v1.p, whole genome shotgun sequence harbors:
- the MIA3 gene encoding transport and Golgi organization protein 1 homolog isoform X1 — protein sequence MAAALPPDPRLLLALLLLLPPPPSLLCAAAGPDLSRRFAERKRCADPECSMLMCRGKATQDFKGPDCRFVNFKKGEAVYVYYKLIGKSTELWAGSVGSDFGYFPKDLLEINHNYSNEELELPTDETDFVCFDGGRDDFDNYNVDELLKSLQETTANEGATESSDPGTQPAEGIERDQDIQQVDTVESLDVVKSDNLALSTEDEEALTMTEEIDSPLKRGTENTGGDSSVSSYKENSQGDQIAHEHLKGTLHGKLQGLESENTKNSSIPQGETSQLDKENEEVNAYTLLNRELSVNLKTKFGSTADAVVSDDEVTRLVTSLEDDFNEDLSTGAHDAEEEPGFADQSEEIPLLSFTAEEEITSPVDLENDQNIESQNHGDAKGAIELNNQRDNDEEPDLDALIHKDAFSKSKKSGDSVSVDRSESKPTKEKLFDVVIINKREAPAATQPEDLSKELLKKGPVGTGDLDSKEKPNKTEQFEEQLTGDGTELKSTAVPDPHVLPSPGDDLNSKSFSKSRQDVLKPPVGDTNKSPERMLHSQMEIEKNEKEFEDDSLEEVLETDLKHKKLWEKTKEKGGSENKPSVDVSAKPMEEVKNASQSDPGDTDLLKEKLEHGMPDVEKELLRHSEDLRQTEEADHENQKHNSFNQESEIKRGNMKDTPAGEQGTSHRGAVEQLKPWENETEYSDAGMKEGLSRNVSKMTVHEDSTEKSSPEEKAKSITQNTNTENLTQQGTAPTEDADSDRDLGTNLSKEKPLRLELKSEEPETEDVPDLKQVEEELLEDENAASAKLSQAKATNVQDDTLNVKRTNPEIDVLSEGVLGTANPTYKTGEETSSFSNEAKRMISIQDASETGNKDIDIPVSDDAKLREMEHVMGHHEYSSEAEEPSAVEEYNFQFPDTEDNNYFNQRKDPLPEGISQKDLREVQNLEHASSGHQQSTHFPSPADSSTAPNDTLTDFSESVKQLTIMRNFLDEKRVLRLQKYLGHQEVVRIEAMFHDMKVEMELAQKVSRNNEDTEKALDQILEFSESSIMDVVGKVLDSRVGENKEEVVKEMDLYDEESALMDDIQELIYSLRSKYSSASESVPLASVPEQEDDQLHVQAEPEYDGVSIRNPIAIDESSQEFQQLEDERPEQLVEEEEERAASVPPEHKEANFSDNGEAEEGYSSERGPLLEDISFGSVDSGQSAREDTAADPAEGGGLPSGNGAEAEAASRGTLGEAGAAAAARALLLRLIAILPEEIRPGPDFHGLPWEPVVITALVGIATLAIIFWRTCLSVKSRIYQVTEKQLAEKIKNLLQEKTEILEKISEYDEKIKKAKESVKVAQEQKDILSDETAGLKDMVKELEEANHKLDDKVKNLHTMLQTERKKNEKKQSKISETQKSLEKLQEVISVHSTELSEVQVALNEAKLSEEKVKSELHHVQEENARLKKSKEQLLKEAEGWSERHSELTEQIKLYQQSQKDIEEALAYKENEIEVLTNCIMQLKQLDMDLVSKDKKDVEGCEWSTEDDLANGELPDNESEKMKIQIKQMMDVSRIKTMLSIVEEDRNLLQSKLSDEVTARHELEEQIKKLEHDSCSLKSAKADLENECKTLQQKVEILGELYQQKEMALQKKLTEEEYERQEKEQKLSAADEKAVLAIEEVKVYKQRIQDMEEELQKTERSYKNQIAAHEKKAHDNWLIARSAERALAEEKREAANLRQKLIEVNQKIIMLQRPLIVKPTPGRPNRQVPPRRGPFSRDGSFGPSPVSGGNPSPTQMIEVPARPLSAPRREGSRGEFDAPPAPRRPPELPSRMSVPDLGPAVASLINSGPRTSSPSTAVEMDGVQPSPKEPEAPCVTTDSPSSIEATATASPKGPPSFPGTPIMTSPVMGPPPPLPVRYGPPPAPLRGHFGPRPLPAPLVRGAPLPPPAARDFLPGPPLGMRDLPPGPLPPPPDPRGYSRGHPPFRPLGPPGPRHYPAGPRLPPPGSRDYMPSPSRDLPPAGPRDFPAGPAPLPADSKDSTQPPVQKP from the exons atggctgcagccctgccGCCGGACCCCCGGCTGCTccttgccctgctgctgctcctgcccccgCCACCCTCCCTCCTCTGCGCCGCCGCTGGGCCCGACCTGAGCCGCCGCTTCGCCGAGCGCAAGCGCTGCGCCGACCCCGAGTGCAGCA TGTTAATGTGCCGAGGGAAGGCAACACAAGATTTTAAAGGTCCGGACTGTCGCTTCGTAAATTTTAAGAAGGGAGAAGCAGTATATGTATATTACAAACTAATAGGAAAATCAACGGAGCTCTGGGCTGGAAGT GTTGGAAGTGATTTTGGATATTTTCCAAAGGATTTGCTTGAAATAAACCATAATTATTCTAATGAGGAGCTAGAGTTACCAACAGAC GAAACAgactttgtttgttttgatggtGGAAGGGATGATTTTGATAATTACAACGTGGATGAGCTTTTGAAGTCATTGCAAGAGACAACAGCAAATGAAGGGGCAACTGAATCAAGTGATCCAGGGACGCAACCAGCTGAAGGAATTGAAAGGGATCAGGATATTCAACAGGTTGATACAGTAGAGTCCCTTGATGTTGTGAAGTCAGACAATCTTGCACTAAGCACAGAAGACGAGGAAGCTCTCACCATGACTGAGGAAATAGACAGTCCTCTTAAAAGAGGAACTGAAAATACTGGGGGAGACTCCAGTGTCAGTAGTTACAAAGAAAACTCTCAGGGAGATCAAATTGCACATGAGCACTTGAAAGGAACGCTACATGGGAAACTACAAGGGCTAGAAAGTGAAAATACCAAAAACAGTAGTATTCCTCAGGGTGAAACCAGCCAACTTGACAAAGAGAATGAAGAAGTTAATGCCTATACACTTTTAAACAGAGAGCTCTCTGtgaacttaaaaacaaaatttggcTCAACTGCTGATGCTGTTGTATCAGATGATGAAGTGACTCGCCTTGTTACATCTCTGGAAGATGATTTTAATGAAGATTTGAGCACTGGTGCTCATGATGCAGAGGAGGAGCCAGGCTTTGCAGATCAGTCTGAAGAAATCCCTTTGCTGTCTTttacagcagaggaagaaattacATCCCCAGTAGATTTAGAAAATGACCAAAACATTGAGTCACAAAATCATGGGGATGCAAAGGGTGCTATAGAGCTAAATAACCAAAGAGACAATGATGAAGAACCTGATTTGGATGCATTAATTCATAAGGATGCCTTCAGTAAAAGCAAGAAGTCAGGTGACAGTGTAAGTGTGGACAGGTCTGAATCTAAACCAACAAAAGAGAAACTTTTTGATGTGGTGATAATTAATAAAAGAGAAGCACCAGCAGCAACTCAACCTGAGGATCTCTCCAAAGAACTCCTTAAGAAGGGACCTGTAGGTACAGGTGATCTGgattcaaaagaaaaaccaaacaaaactgaacagtTTGAAGAGCAGCTTACAGGTGATGGAACTGAGCTGAAGAGTACAGCTGTGCCTGATCCTCACGTTTTGCCTAGTCCAGGAGATGATCTTAACTCCAAATCTTTCTCTAAAAGCAGGCAAGATGTTTTAAAACCACCTGTTGGTGATACCAACAAAAGTCCAGAAAGAATGCTACATTCTCAAATGGAAAttgagaaaaatgagaaagaatttgAGGATGACTCTTTGGAAGAGGTCTTGGAAACTGATTTAAAGCACAAAAAGTTATGGgagaaaacaaaggagaaaggaggatcTGAGAATAAgccttctgttgatgtttcaGCCAAACCAAtggaagaagtaaaaaatgcaTCTCAAAGTGACCCAGGAGATACTGACCTCTTGAAAGAGAAACTGGAGCACGGAATGCCTGATGTGGAGAAAGAACTTCTAAGACACAGTGAAGATTTAAGACAAACAGAGGAGGCAGATCATGAAAATCAGAAACACAATTCATTTAACCaagaatctgaaataaaaaggggaaacatgAAAGACACCCCTGCAGGGGAGCAAGGCACAAGCCACAGAGGAGCTGTTGAGCAACTTAAACCATGGGAAAATGAGACTGAGTATTCAGATGCAGGTATGAAAGAAGGGCTTTCAAGAAATGTTAGCAAGATGACAGTACATGAAGATAGCACTGAGAAAAGTTCTCctgaagaaaaagccaaaagcatTACACAGAATACTAATACAGAGAATCTTACTCAGCAAGGAACTGCTCCTACTGAGGATGCAGATTCCGACAGAGATCTTGGCACAAATTTATCTAAAGAAAAACCACTAAGGTTGGAACTTAAATCTGAAGAGCCAGAAACTGAAGATGTTCCTGACCTGAAACAAGTAGAGGAAGAGCTACTGGAAGATGAGAATGCTGCAAGTGCAAAGCTGTCACAAGCAAAGGCTACAAATGTACAGGATGACACACTAAATGTTAAAAGAACAAACCCTGAAATAGATGTACTAAGTGAAGGTGTTTTGGGAACTGCAAATCCTACCTacaaaacaggagaggaaaCAAGCTCATTTTCTAATGAGGCTAAAAGGATGATCAGCATCCAGGATGCAAGCGAGACAGGAAACAAAGACATTGACATACCAGTGAGTGATGATGCTAAATTGCGTGAGATGGAACATGTCATGGGACATCATGAATATTCTTCTGAAGCTGAGGAACCATCAGCTGTGGAGGAATATAATTTCCAATTTCCTGATACTGAAGACAACAATTATTTTAACCAAAGGAAAGATCCTCTTCCAGAGGGCATTTCACAGAAAGACTTGAGAGAGGTGCAAAATTTAGAGCATGCAAGCAGTGGCCACCAGCAATCTACACatttccccagccctgctgacaGCTCCACAGCCCCAAATGACACTCTGACAGACTTCAGTGAGTCTGTGAAGCAGCTCACAATAATGAGAAATTTTCTTGATGAAAAGCGTGTGCTTCGTCTACAAAAGTACCTGGGGCATCAAGAGGTGGTTAGGATAGAAGCCATGTTTCATGATATGAAAGTAGAGATGGAGCTTGCTCAGAAGGTGAGCCGTAATAATGAAGATACAGAGAAAGCCTTAGACCAGATACTTGAGTTTTCAGAATCAAGCATTATGGATGTTGTGGGAAAAGTTCTGGATTCCAGAGTGGGAGAAAATAAGGAGGAGGTGGTGAAAGAAATGGATTTGTATGATGAGGAGAGTGCACTGATGGATGATATTCAAGAATTAATATATTCTTTAAGGAGTAAATATTCATCTGCTAGTGAGAGTGTTCCACTTGCATCTGTTCCAGAACAGGAAGATGATCAGCTGCACGTTCAAG CAGAACCTGAATATGATGGAGTTTCCATCAGGAACCCAATTGCCATTGATGAGAGCAGTCAGGAATTTCAGCAGCTTGAAGATGAGAGACCAGAACAGCTTgttgaggaggaggaagagagggctGCTAGTGTTCCACCTGAACACAAAGAGGCCAACTTCTCAGATAatggagaagctgaagaaggGTACAGTAGTGAAAGAGGACCACTGCTGGAAGATATTTCCTTCGGCTCAGTTGATTCAGGACAGAGTGCTAGGGAAGACACTGCTGCAG aCCCGGCCGAGGGCGGTGGGCTGCCCTCAGGAAACGGGGCGGAGGCAGAGGCTGCGTCCCGGGGAACCCTCGGCGAAGCCGGTGCGGCTGCAGCTGCCCGGGCGCTCCTGCTGCGG TTGATTGCTATCTTGCCTGAGGAAATTCGTCCTGGGCCTGATTTCCATGGACTTCCATGGGAGCCTGTTGTTATCACTGCCTTAGTGGGAATTGCCACACTTGCTATAATTTTCTGGAGAACCTGCCTTTCA gtAAAGAGTAGAATATATCAAG tgactgaaaagcagcttgctgaaaagattaaaaaccttctgcaagaaaaaacagaaatcttaGAAAAGATATCAGAATATGATGAGAAG ataaagaaagcaaaggaatcTGTGAAAGTGGCCCAAGAACAAAAAGACATTCTCTCTGATGAAACTGCAGGGCTTAAG gaCATGGTCAAAGAACTGGAAGAAGCAAATCATAAGCTAGATGACAAAGTAAAAAATCTGCACACAATGCTTCAAacggaaagaaaaaagaatgagaagaaaCAGAGCAAG ATCTCTGAAACCCAGAAGTCCTTGGAGAAACTTCAAGAGGTTATCAGTGTGCATTCTACAGAACTTTCAGAG gttcAGGTAGCCCTTAATGAAGCAAAACTAAgtgaagaaaaagtgaaatctgAGCTTCATCATGTGCAGGAAGAGAATGCTAGGCTGAAAAAGAGCAAGGAGCAA CTGCTCAAAGAAGCTGAAGGTTGGAGTGAGAGGCATTCTGAGCTCACTGAGCAGATCAAACTGTATCAGCAGTCTCAGAAGGACATAGAAGAAGCACTTGCCtacaaggaaaatgaaattgaa GTTTTAACTAACTGCATTATGCAGCTGAAGCAGCTTGACATGGATTTAGTATCCAAGGACAAAAAGGATGTTGAGGGGTGTGAATGGAGCACAGAAGATGATCTGGCCAACGGAGAGCTGCCAG atAATGAGAGTGAGAAGATGAAGATCCAGATTAAGCAGATGATGGATGTCTCCAGG ataaaaacTATGTTATCCATAgttgaagaagacagaaatctTCTGCAATCCAAACTGAGTGATGAAGTAACAGCAAGACATGAGCTGGAAG agcaaataaaaaaattagaacatGACTCCTGTTCACTCAAGTCAGCCAAGGCTGACCTGGAAAACGAATGCAAAACACTACAGCAGAAAGTGGAGATTCTTGGTGAACTTTACCAGCAGAAGGAGATGGCACTCCAGAA aaaactAACTGAGGAAGAATATGAGCGTcaggagaaggaacagaaattGTCTGCTGCAGATGAAAAAGCAGTGCTGGCCATCGAGGAAGTGAAAGTTTACAA GCAAAGGATCCAAGATATGGAAGAAGAATTGCAAAAAACAGAGAGATCTTACAAAAACCAG attGCTGCTCATGAGAAAAAGGCACATGACAACTGG CTTATTGCCCGCTCTGCTGAGAGAGCTCtggctgaagaaaaaagagaagcagccaACCTGAGACAAAA attaataGAAGTTAATCAAAAAATCATCATGCTTCAAAGACCGTTGATTGTAAAGCCAACTCCAGGCAGACCAAATCGCCAAGTCCCACCACGACGAG GGCCCTTCAGCAGAGATGGCTCTTTTGGCCCTTCACCAGTGAGCGGAGGAAATCCATCACCCACACAGATGATAGAAGTTCCTGCTCGGCCCCTTTCAGCCCCTCGAAGGGAAGGCTCAAGAGGTGAATTTG ATGCCCCTCCAGCTCCACGAAGGCCACCAGAGTTACCAAGCAGGATGTCTGTTCCTG ATCTTGGGCCTGCTGTAGCATCCCTGATCAATAGTGGGCCAAGAacctcctctccttccacagCAGTGGAAATGGATGGAGTG caaccctCTCCCAAAGAGCCTGAAGCCCCCTGTGTAACTACTGATTCACCTTCATCTATTGAAGCTACA GCTACTGCTAGTCCCAAAGGCCCACCGTCTTTCCCTGGGACACCTATCATGACCTCCCCAGTGATGGGACCTCCACCTCCACTGCCAGTTCGCTACGGGCCGCCACCAGCTCCTCTCCGTGGGCACTTTGGGCCTCGACCTCTTCCCGCGCCCCTAG TTCGTGGTGCTCCCTTGCCACCTCCAGCTGCAAGAGATTTCTTACCTGGCCCACCCTTAGGAATGAGAGATCTGCCTCCTGGgccactgccacctcctccagATCCAAGAGGCTATT